GGGGAGCCCCTCTCAGCCCTGTGTACCCCGGCTCTGGTGGTGGATGTGGACAAAGTGAAGAGAAATGCCCAGAGGATGATTGAACGTTGTCAGAAGCTGGGGGTCCAGCTTCGGCctcacatgaagacacacaagACCCTGTACGaatacacactctcacactcataCAATACTTCATATAGCTCAGTCGTATTGAgtcttgagtgtgtgtgtttctgttcatgtCTAGTGAGTGTGCCGACATAATGACGGGCGGATCACGGAGGTGCATCGTGGTATCCACACTTGCAGAGGCCTGTTTCTATGCCGACCATGGATATGATGACATCCTATATGCTTACTCTGTTCCCTTTGATAAGGTTCTCTCAACTCACCTAATATGACAAATATCATGTAGCACATACTTTACATGTTGAATATAGAGATTGCATTTGGACACTGCAGACATTACTCATCATAGCAGGAGCACAGGTGTATGAGGTCTTTACCCCTATTtttattcaagagcatggtCTTTCAGTGTGAGAGCCGGACTTCAGCTCCTCTCCTTGCGCTCCggttttattctgtgtgtgtgtgttaaacgTCTTCTCTAGgatttctcttctgctctctgatttttttgtgcaacatgtCTCTCAAAATTTCCCAACCTgtagaatgccaggtgtagtTTTCAAAAGTGAAATCGTCCTTCCCTCGTTGTGGTTGGGTTGGCTTTATGCCTTTGAGAGTCCCTGTATGAGCGGTTACTTTAACTGGGTTCATGCACTTGCACACTCCACAGCTTTATTATTACATTGGCTTCCCATTGGTGCACTTGAAAAAAGAACGATGACACCTTCATGGAGCAGGAGTCCAGTAGGTCCCTGGTCATCATGGGGCCGCAAAAAAATCAAGGATCttaatctattttttttacatcatagAAACACTGTTGCTagcaactttaaaaacaaaatacacgccgccctgttttttattttactcttacTTTTATAGGAACAGGACCAAAAGCAAAAGTAACCAAATGTCAGGATGCACAAAATGGCAGACGTGAACCCAGAAGCACGACACTTGAGCAGTTATGGGAGTAGACAAGAGTTCTGGTTAATTGGACGAGCAGAGGTCAAAaaccaggcagacagtcagtGATATCAAACAAATCCGATAGGGAGCAGGCaaaagggaatccagggtccGAAAGGCAGGTCAGAGCAGAGATCAGGCAGAAGAGTTAAACACGGGATAACGCTGGAAAGCTAGGAGAAAACACACTAGACGAtctggcagagaacagaggaaatgagccgGTATATATACACTGGGTGACTAATGACAGgcaggtgagtctgggggtggggcaggtaCTGGGATCCGTGGGAAcgaggtgatgcagagcaggggggagtggCTGAATTCTGAAATGACACGAGAATTAGTACATGAAAAAATAAGATaacagacagtgaaaatgttacGAGCTGACTGAAGTTGTGACACCAAAACAAGGGCGGGGCAATTTCATACACCGTCACTACACCTGggattctattggttggggaattcGACAGACTTTTTACCCCCAATAAATTCAAGAGCAGAAGTTTCAAGTGCACACTGAAGCAGCATGAGcacgaggagaagagctgaggctggagcgcaggaaatctgtTCAAGCtccaaaatatctgagtgcaagcagACTTTTAGTTTAAACATGAGCAAAGCAgatctaagcacaagcagagtatatttgagtgaaaacatgacaaaatctgaatgtgaaatcaaggAATCCTGCTTTCACACTGAgagaccacgctcttgaataaagatggTAAAGAACCCATAACGGGGGAACTAATTAAATTAACTAAGCAACTATCAAAACTGCTGTTTTTCTGcaaatcaaccaatcaattaTGTATATGGTTATCAACATGCAGGTCAGAGCAATCAACATTTGTTTGACAGAGTTTCTTATTGTTATACTTGTTTATTGTAATGTCAAATTACTTGTAATcgtagtggtgtgtgtgtgtgtgtgtgtgtgtgtgtgtgtgtgtgtgtgtgtgtgtgtgtgcacatgcacgtgcacgtgcacgtgcacgcgTGCGTAGGTAGAGCGTTGTGCAGCCCTGTCAGAGAGGCTGGATCTCTTCCAGGTTTTGCTGGATCACCCCGACGCTCTAGAAAAGCTCAGAAAGAGACCGCTGAAAGACGGCCGGCAGTGGCACGTCTGGCTGAAGCTGGACTGTGGCAATGGGAGAGGTAGGGGAACCACATCTCAGCCGGTCATCATTGACTGAGCGCCTGCTGATTGTACTTTTGCTCTTTTGTCGTAGCTGGTGCACTGCACTCAGATCCCGCTGCGTTCAGTTTGGCTCAGGCCATCGCTGAGACTGAGGGCGTGCAGCTAACAGGAGTGTACGCTCACTGTGGGAACACCTACAACTGCAGGGGAGAGGAGCAAGTACAGGCTGTTGCCCGGGAAACCACCAGTTTGACTCTACAGTTCGTGGAAAAGTAAGAATCCTGTAAACTGGTGCTGATGTGTACCACTGTTTTTGAGGCAGTGGAATAATTTGTCCCTGTACAGCTTGTTTGCGCGTCAtctacaccatgtttttaacctaaattaAATTTTTAGAAACAagatattatttttatttatctatagaGACATTTTTTGGCagcatagtttgtaatgtctctgtgtgttttagttccCTCTCAGTGATACAAATATTAGAACCCTtcaataaaactacaaacaagaccaatgtGGCACTCATAACAGTCTTCAAACACCCCGGTTGTAATTTATCTCTGTTCACCTGGCTTGGCTGTGGTTTTAATAAAATTGAACATTTCAAGGATTATTCTCTACTAGGCTACTTCACTTTATTTTCAATTATGTGTCAGTGAGAAATCTGGAGCGACACTCAGAACCTTGAATAAAACTTGGAATACGCACAGAATTTCAGCTTTGTGCATCTTGTCACGCACTGAACAGGGGTGTGAGGAGCGATTAGATGCTCCCGAGAGCACTCGTCAAACGGTTGGATTATTTTTCCACGATTTTTAGACATAACTAATTTTCTGATTATTCCGACACCACATGAACGCACaatcaatgttgtgtttacagcttgttggGTCTAAATTGCATTACCCTGCTGATAGTTATTGGCCTCAGCACTTATTTAAGTAAATTCGTCTTTTGATTCATGCCTTATTGAATGCTGTATTGATGCGATCATTAATGAGCTTGTTTCTGACAGACTGAAGGCCGTCGGCATCGACTGTAAATCCAGCATTGGCTCCACCCCCTCTTGCAGTCTCCCAATCAAAGACATGGCGCTGCTCAGTGAGGTGCATCCTGGAAACTACGTCTTCTTTGGTGTGTGGACGGATTTAGACGTTGTTGTATTAATGTACCAGTTCATTTTATGTAGGTTTCAAATTGAAATTACCATAATGACCAAAAATAAGCTGCTTACAAACATGCAGTGAACCATTaataatctcctgaaatcatccagagggtctgtatgtgagaacgctaatgtcagagtcagttgctccggacattctctgggggttttcctgccagtcccctagtaaaaactctgccCCCTGAATGATATGCCCAGGTGCAACCCCTCCACTGAACGCCCTGAAGATTTTCCTGTTTTGGAGAACGTGTCTAActtggagaatctcctgctgcattctgcATATGTGAagggcaaactccagaaaatgtccaggcAAAGAATTTCCAGAGCTCACATCTGAAAATGGTTAGTGTCACTAAACAGCAGTTGTcgtttttgctgtttttcagaTGTGCAGCAGTCTGTGGTTGGCTCGTGCAGTCTGGAGGACGTGGCTGTGAGGGTTTTGACGAGAGTCATTGGACACTGTCCTCACAGGAACCAGCTCCTGGTCGACTGTGGATGGTCTGGACTCAGGTACCTTCGTTAGTATTGTTTACCCTGTTTGAATTTGGAGATTGAACAGATAAACCGTTAAAGCATTTAGAGTTGACAAAATAATTTGTGTAGATCAATAGTATCTAAAGcaagtgaagctaatacagtCAACTCGAGCTACACTGGTCTAATCATGTGGCATGTCTCACCCCACACAATCCTCTAAcatacacaccctcccaattTCATGGGGTTTTTTTAAGCTGCAAAGATTTCCCATCTCTGCCTATGCTTGTcaatgcctctgctgccctgtGCCAGTATTACTGTCTGTGGATTCATCCCCTCCACCACCCGAGCATCCACCTGTAGGTTTTGAGAGGGGGGTTAAACATTTTTGCACACCTGTCAttatctatgtaatcatatctggggaAGTGATGAATTCAGAGCCTCGATGCCAAAACTCTAAACATTTCAGTGTTAGCTCTGTATTGGTTGAACATGTCACGGTCCTGACATAACCTTTCACCTGCTGTTTCCCACCACGCTCAGTCTGGATGGAGCTGGAAATCTTCCCACTGGATATGCTGTGATTGAAGGACATCCAAACCTCAAGTAATAATATCACTCTTACCTTTAATCTTAGCACTAAGCTAAAGTGTGACTGAAGTTCTTACAAGGCACTTTTGTCCCTCCAGGTTGTTGTCTATGACCCAGGAGCATGGTAGAGTGGAGCCCATCTCAGGAGAGCTGGACTACAGCAAATACCCCCTCGGCTCTCTGCTCACGCTGTTCC
Above is a window of Hippoglossus hippoglossus isolate fHipHip1 chromosome 17, fHipHip1.pri, whole genome shotgun sequence DNA encoding:
- the zgc:162816 gene encoding D-threo-3-hydroxyaspartate dehydratase, which codes for MNGEPLSALCTPALVVDVDKVKRNAQRMIERCQKLGVQLRPHMKTHKTLECADIMTGGSRRCIVVSTLAEACFYADHGYDDILYAYSVPFDKVERCAALSERLDLFQVLLDHPDALEKLRKRPLKDGRQWHVWLKLDCGNGRAGALHSDPAAFSLAQAIAETEGVQLTGVYAHCGNTYNCRGEEQVQAVARETTSLTLQFVEKLKAVGIDCKSSIGSTPSCSLPIKDMALLSEVHPGNYVFFDVQQSVVGSCSLEDVAVRVLTRVIGHCPHRNQLLVDCGWSGLSLDGAGNLPTGYAVIEGHPNLKLLSMTQEHGRVEPISGELDYSKYPLGSLLTLFPYHSCATAMMHPVYHVHSEGRLLGTWTPTRGW